Proteins encoded within one genomic window of Lusitaniella coriacea LEGE 07157:
- the ispE gene encoding 4-(cytidine 5'-diphospho)-2-C-methyl-D-erythritol kinase, with translation MHSYSLIAPAKINLYLEILGDRADGYHELVMLLQSISLADRLELRANGRQAFRIHCDSPQMPPQEQNLAYKAAQVMSQQFPDSFHQFGGVDITIEKHIPVSAGLAGGSTNAAAVLVGLNLMWELGLTQPELQEIAAQLGSDIPFCISGGTAIATGRGECLDPINSPDWLWVVLAKYRSLEISTPWAYNTYRQQFGDTYLTDADSIQSRASRVHSSPLVEAIVGQNGAQIGQQLYNDLEKVVLPEHPKIARLKGALQRSGVLGTLMSGSGSTVFALCDSQAQAERIKQELTDDLTDPDLGLWVAQLCSNGIHVGAVAKK, from the coding sequence ATGCACTCTTACTCCCTCATTGCTCCCGCTAAAATCAATCTCTATTTAGAAATTCTGGGCGATCGCGCCGATGGCTACCACGAACTGGTTATGCTCTTACAAAGCATCAGCCTTGCGGATCGCCTGGAGTTGCGCGCCAACGGACGACAAGCCTTTCGCATTCACTGCGATTCTCCCCAAATGCCGCCCCAAGAGCAGAACTTAGCTTATAAAGCCGCCCAAGTGATGAGTCAACAATTTCCCGACTCCTTTCACCAATTCGGCGGTGTGGATATTACGATTGAGAAACATATTCCCGTGTCCGCCGGACTCGCAGGGGGTTCGACCAACGCTGCGGCGGTATTGGTGGGACTTAATTTGATGTGGGAGTTGGGATTGACGCAACCGGAATTGCAGGAGATCGCCGCACAATTGGGATCGGACATCCCGTTTTGTATTTCTGGGGGAACCGCGATCGCGACGGGACGCGGAGAATGCCTAGATCCTATCAATTCCCCCGATTGGTTGTGGGTTGTTCTGGCGAAATATCGCAGTTTGGAAATCTCAACCCCTTGGGCATACAATACCTATCGCCAGCAATTCGGCGATACCTACCTCACCGATGCAGACAGCATTCAATCTCGCGCCTCCCGCGTTCACTCCAGCCCCCTTGTCGAGGCGATTGTGGGTCAAAATGGGGCGCAAATCGGTCAACAGTTATACAACGATCTTGAAAAAGTTGTCCTTCCCGAACACCCTAAAATCGCGCGCCTCAAAGGTGCATTACAGCGTTCGGGAGTTTTGGGAACTTTAATGTCTGGAAGCGGTTCGACGGTTTTTGCTCTCTGCGATTCCCAAGCGCAAGCAGAACGTATTAAGCAAGAATTGACAGACGATCTCACCGATCCCGATTTGGGGTTGTGGGTGGCTCAGTTGTGTAGTAATGGGATTCATGTGGGGGCGGTGGCGAAGAAATAG
- a CDS encoding TMEM14 family protein yields MNLGTIATIAYGILALVGGIIGYVQAKSKISLVSGTISGILLLVAAFIYLQGQVLGLTLAAAVSAILIVTFVIRLIKTRKMMPAGLMILAGIPTLALLLVQLG; encoded by the coding sequence ATGAATTTAGGAACCATTGCAACCATTGCCTACGGAATTCTCGCGTTAGTTGGCGGCATTATCGGCTACGTGCAGGCAAAAAGTAAAATTTCTCTCGTCTCTGGTACAATTAGCGGCATCTTGCTCCTGGTGGCAGCATTTATTTATCTCCAAGGACAAGTCTTGGGTTTGACTTTAGCAGCAGCCGTGAGTGCAATTCTGATTGTTACCTTCGTGATTCGCTTAATCAAAACTCGTAAAATGATGCCCGCCGGATTGATGATTCTCGCTGGCATTCCCACCCTTGCTCTCCTTCTGGTTCAATTGGGATAA
- the rsmA gene encoding 16S rRNA (adenine(1518)-N(6)/adenine(1519)-N(6))-dimethyltransferase RsmA — translation MRKYFINPSRSLGNFLLYPQARKRFAQHWLRSDAILNRIVSAANLQSRNRVLEIGPGTGILTRRLLASAEGVVAVEIDRDLCQKLAKTLGKKDNFLLLQGDILSLDWEAHLQNFPRFQNPNKVVANIPYNITGPILELLLGTIAQPREPAFESIVLLVQKEIGERLTAKPNSKAFGALSVRMQYLAACDFICPVPAKAFVPPPKVDSAVVRLQPRLHDKGEPLSLVAENPRHLGQLVKLGFANRRKMLRNNLKGMVERDRAGQFLEQLEIDPQARAEQLSVEEWVKLSNYLLQTAENP, via the coding sequence ATGCGAAAATACTTTATAAACCCTTCACGATCTCTTGGTAATTTTCTTTTGTACCCTCAAGCTCGCAAACGCTTTGCACAACACTGGCTTCGCAGCGATGCAATACTCAATCGTATTGTGTCAGCCGCTAACCTTCAATCGCGCAATCGCGTCCTGGAAATTGGCCCTGGAACGGGTATTTTGACGCGCCGCCTGCTCGCTTCTGCGGAGGGGGTTGTGGCGGTGGAGATCGATCGCGATTTGTGCCAAAAACTTGCCAAAACTCTTGGTAAAAAAGATAACTTCCTTCTTCTCCAAGGAGACATCCTCTCTCTGGATTGGGAAGCGCACCTGCAAAATTTCCCTCGATTCCAAAATCCCAATAAGGTGGTTGCCAATATTCCCTACAACATTACTGGGCCAATTCTAGAGTTATTATTGGGAACGATCGCGCAACCGAGAGAACCGGCATTCGAGTCCATTGTCCTCCTGGTGCAAAAGGAAATTGGCGAACGCCTCACCGCCAAACCCAACAGTAAAGCCTTTGGCGCGCTATCGGTGCGGATGCAGTATTTAGCCGCCTGCGACTTCATTTGCCCGGTTCCCGCGAAAGCCTTTGTTCCGCCTCCCAAGGTGGACTCTGCGGTGGTTCGATTGCAACCGAGATTGCACGACAAAGGGGAACCCCTTTCCCTCGTAGCAGAAAATCCCCGCCATTTGGGTCAATTGGTTAAATTAGGCTTCGCCAATCGCCGCAAAATGTTACGAAATAATTTAAAAGGCATGGTTGAGCGCGATCGCGCGGGTCAATTCCTGGAACAATTAGAGATCGATCCTCAAGCCCGTGCCGAACAATTAAGCGTGGAAGAGTGGGTCAAACTCAGCAATTACCTTTTACAAACGGCGGAAAATCCATGA
- a CDS encoding urease subunit beta, which yields MIPGELIVQDGEIELNTGRPTLQISVANTGDRPIQVGSHFHFYEVNAALQFNRPPTKGMRLNIPAGTAVRFEPGDEREVELVALAGSREVYGLNGLVDGSLK from the coding sequence ATGATTCCTGGTGAATTAATTGTCCAAGACGGAGAAATTGAGCTAAATACAGGTCGTCCCACCTTACAAATATCCGTTGCGAATACAGGAGACCGTCCCATTCAAGTGGGTTCCCATTTTCATTTCTACGAAGTGAATGCCGCCCTGCAATTTAACAGACCTCCTACCAAAGGAATGCGCCTCAACATTCCCGCCGGAACCGCCGTGCGCTTTGAACCCGGAGACGAACGCGAAGTCGAGTTAGTTGCGTTGGCAGGCAGCAGGGAGGTTTATGGGTTGAATGGCTTGGTTGATGGGTCGTTGAAGTAG
- a CDS encoding zinc-dependent alcohol dehydrogenase family protein translates to MTTPGNPDVLNLQEMPDPEIEQPTELLVRLKAAGTNPIDTKIRQRGTFYPDAMPAILGCDGAGIVEAVGSTVRKFKPGDEVYFCQGGLGKQGTGNYAQWAVVDERFIARKPKSLSFPEAAAAPLVLITAWEALYDRGRLEAGQKVLIHAGAGGVGHVAIQLAKLKGAEVCTTVSSSDKERLVRQFGADLPILYKQTDFAEAALNWTEGKGVDLAFDTVGSQTFYDTIPAVRVYGDIVTILEPDGKSGNLKVARQRNHRISLELMLTPMLQGLVSALEYQASILEQCATWFDEGKLKIHLSQTFPLQEAAAAHRTLELGSMMGKIALQIE, encoded by the coding sequence ATGACAACCCCAGGCAACCCTGACGTTTTGAACCTTCAGGAAATGCCAGACCCCGAAATCGAGCAACCCACAGAACTCCTCGTCCGCCTCAAAGCCGCAGGAACGAACCCCATCGATACCAAAATTCGCCAGCGAGGAACCTTTTACCCCGACGCAATGCCCGCCATTTTAGGCTGCGATGGTGCGGGAATCGTCGAAGCAGTGGGTTCGACAGTTCGCAAATTCAAACCGGGCGATGAAGTATATTTCTGTCAAGGGGGATTAGGCAAACAAGGAACGGGAAATTACGCACAATGGGCAGTTGTAGACGAGCGTTTCATTGCCCGGAAACCCAAATCTCTCTCGTTCCCAGAAGCAGCAGCAGCTCCTTTGGTTCTCATTACTGCCTGGGAAGCCCTCTACGACCGAGGGAGGCTCGAAGCGGGGCAGAAAGTCCTAATCCATGCGGGAGCGGGTGGCGTGGGTCATGTTGCCATTCAACTGGCAAAGCTCAAGGGTGCTGAAGTTTGCACTACGGTAAGTTCTTCGGATAAGGAACGACTCGTGCGTCAGTTTGGGGCGGATTTGCCAATTTTGTACAAACAAACGGACTTCGCAGAAGCGGCGTTGAATTGGACGGAGGGAAAAGGCGTTGATTTAGCTTTTGATACTGTCGGGAGTCAAACTTTTTATGACACGATTCCGGCGGTTCGCGTTTACGGGGACATTGTTACGATTCTCGAACCCGACGGGAAAAGCGGTAACTTAAAGGTTGCTCGCCAGCGCAACCACCGCATTAGTTTAGAGTTGATGTTAACGCCAATGCTACAGGGGTTAGTTTCGGCGTTGGAGTATCAAGCGTCCATTCTCGAACAATGCGCGACGTGGTTTGATGAAGGGAAGTTAAAGATCCATCTCAGTCAAACGTTTCCCCTCCAAGAAGCGGCTGCGGCTCATCGGACGTTAGAGTTAGGGTCAATGATGGGGAAAATTGCTTTGCAAATTGAATAA
- a CDS encoding DUF4149 domain-containing protein: protein MNAVSSNPSDRVNWQTVLMFALGFWLSGSLLLDLVVVPSLFATGMMSQPGFASAGYSIFGLFNRVELLCAALVLTGVLVLFRRHELPQRHQKGSIALSAVLIIVAIIYTYIMTPQISSLGLQLNLFEVPESLSTAMMELHGGYWLLETLKLIAGATLLRWCYRNSCSLV, encoded by the coding sequence ATGAATGCTGTTTCCAGCAATCCATCCGATCGCGTCAACTGGCAAACCGTTTTAATGTTTGCCCTAGGGTTCTGGCTAAGTGGTAGTTTGCTCTTAGACTTGGTGGTTGTCCCCAGTTTATTTGCAACAGGCATGATGTCACAACCCGGATTTGCAAGTGCGGGATACTCAATTTTCGGCTTATTCAATCGAGTTGAGTTACTTTGTGCCGCTTTAGTTCTCACCGGCGTTCTAGTTCTCTTTCGCCGCCACGAACTCCCTCAACGCCATCAAAAGGGTTCCATTGCTCTATCTGCGGTCTTAATTATCGTTGCCATTATCTATACCTACATCATGACACCGCAGATCAGCAGCTTGGGATTGCAACTCAATCTCTTTGAGGTTCCAGAAAGCCTTTCCACAGCGATGATGGAATTGCACGGTGGCTATTGGTTATTAGAAACCCTCAAGCTGATTGCAGGAGCCACACTACTACGTTGGTGTTACCGGAATTCCTGCTCTTTGGTGTAA
- a CDS encoding ATP-binding protein: protein MNASSHSVLSLYKLAQGEGVLPSVLGETTLSSLVGAFVDLAIAHSCQTDFWLKLTPQDGWWSEIERYQEECENSGGIHFCREASVPLPQSSQQLVSVQLQAGTLREDESFLLLLSPQFSGLLVTQYSSHSERGKVLCLFEASAIARVITGLQSAIAPEKFKSSLANLPLPPTNSSSIAQLLLNQAQRAEQLTTTLSDPQPNQRKDEFFNQGLQELSTTLTHFKTALSLLGAPSLKAPQRQRYLEMLQRECDRQNALICGMRSFIELETLSEEATAVRLSNFVPGIVSTYQPLAMEKGIQLGYTIPAELPPVGCPANWLQQIVVNLLNNSLLFTPPQGQVSVRASLKGKQIELVFKDTGIGIAPGEVNKIFENFYRGRNNLSETNSGAGLGLTSVQQLLRRCGGSISVTSQPDRGSTFTVLLPIAKSQG from the coding sequence ATGAACGCATCATCCCATTCAGTCTTATCGCTCTATAAACTCGCTCAAGGTGAAGGAGTTTTGCCTTCTGTACTCGGCGAGACAACGTTGAGCAGCTTGGTGGGAGCGTTTGTCGATCTCGCGATCGCGCACTCTTGCCAAACCGATTTTTGGCTCAAACTCACTCCACAAGATGGTTGGTGGTCGGAGATCGAACGCTATCAAGAAGAGTGCGAAAACTCCGGTGGAATTCATTTTTGCCGAGAGGCGAGCGTGCCGCTTCCCCAAAGTTCTCAACAGCTTGTCTCGGTGCAACTTCAAGCGGGAACGTTGAGGGAGGATGAGTCTTTTCTTCTGCTGCTTTCGCCACAGTTCTCCGGACTGCTCGTCACCCAATATTCAAGCCATTCAGAGCGAGGAAAAGTACTTTGCCTTTTTGAAGCGTCCGCGATCGCGCGAGTCATCACCGGACTGCAATCCGCGATCGCGCCGGAAAAATTTAAATCGAGTCTGGCAAATCTCCCCCTCCCCCCAACCAATAGTTCGTCGATCGCGCAACTGCTGCTCAACCAAGCCCAACGCGCGGAACAGTTAACGACAACCCTTTCTGACCCGCAACCCAACCAACGGAAAGACGAGTTTTTCAACCAAGGGTTGCAGGAATTAAGTACGACCTTAACCCACTTCAAAACAGCACTGAGTCTTCTAGGCGCACCGTCCCTCAAAGCGCCACAACGCCAGCGCTATCTAGAAATGCTGCAACGGGAGTGCGATCGTCAAAATGCCTTGATTTGCGGAATGCGTTCTTTCATTGAATTAGAAACGCTCTCAGAAGAAGCAACCGCCGTTCGACTTTCAAATTTTGTCCCCGGTATTGTCAGTACCTATCAGCCTCTGGCAATGGAAAAAGGCATCCAACTGGGCTACACGATCCCGGCTGAATTGCCTCCTGTTGGCTGTCCGGCAAACTGGCTTCAGCAGATCGTGGTCAACCTGCTCAACAACAGTCTTCTGTTCACTCCTCCTCAAGGACAAGTTTCAGTTCGCGCATCGCTCAAAGGAAAACAGATCGAGCTGGTTTTCAAGGATACGGGAATTGGGATTGCACCGGGCGAAGTAAACAAAATCTTTGAGAATTTTTATCGCGGACGGAACAATCTATCGGAGACAAATTCTGGCGCGGGTTTGGGATTGACTAGCGTTCAACAGCTTTTGAGGCGTTGTGGCGGCTCTATTTCTGTTACCAGTCAACCCGATCGCGGATCGACGTTTACGGTATTGCTCCCCATTGCTAAATCGCAAGGTTAA
- the ureC gene encoding urease subunit alpha — translation MSYRMDRRAYAETYGPTTRDRVRLADTDLIIEVERDFTTYGDEVKFGGGKVIRDGMGQSPISREAGAVDAVITNALILDWWGIVKADVGIKDGKIQKIGKAGNPHIQDNVDIIIGPATEAIAGEGMILTAGGIDSHIHFICPQQIETAIASGITTMIGGGTGPATGTNATTCTPGAWNIYRMLQAAEAFPMNLGFLGKGNSSKPEGLREQILAGAMGLKLHEDWGTTPAAIDTCLSVADEYDVQVAIHTDTLNEAGFVENTIAAFKNRAIHTYHTEGAGGGHAPDIIRVCGEANVLPSSTNPTRPYTMNTLEEHLDMLMVCHHLDKSIPEDVAFAESRIRRETIAAEDILHDRGAFSTIASDSQAMGRVGETIIRTWQTAHKMKVQFGHLSEDSDRNDNFRAKRYVAKYTINPAITHGIADFVGSVEEGKLADLCLWKPAFFGVKPEIVIKGGLIAWAQMGDANASIPTPQPIHMRPMFGSFGGAIAPTSLTFVSQAALNAGISQQLNLQKTIAAVSNTRKIGKRDLKLNNALPKIEVDPETYEVRADGELLTCEPATVLPMAQRYFLF, via the coding sequence ATGAGCTATCGAATGGATCGCCGCGCTTACGCTGAAACCTATGGACCGACGACGCGCGATCGCGTGCGCCTTGCAGATACCGATCTAATAATAGAAGTGGAGCGGGATTTCACCACCTACGGCGATGAGGTCAAATTTGGCGGCGGGAAGGTGATCCGCGATGGTATGGGACAGTCCCCGATTTCCCGCGAGGCGGGTGCGGTGGACGCAGTAATAACCAATGCGCTCATTTTGGATTGGTGGGGCATCGTTAAGGCAGATGTGGGCATTAAAGACGGCAAAATTCAAAAAATTGGCAAAGCGGGCAATCCTCACATTCAGGACAATGTAGATATTATTATCGGCCCTGCAACGGAGGCGATCGCGGGGGAAGGAATGATTCTCACTGCGGGGGGAATTGACTCCCACATTCATTTTATTTGTCCCCAACAAATCGAAACCGCGATCGCGTCGGGAATTACCACGATGATTGGTGGCGGAACGGGCCCAGCAACGGGAACCAACGCCACGACTTGCACCCCCGGTGCCTGGAATATCTATCGAATGTTGCAAGCAGCAGAAGCTTTCCCGATGAATTTGGGCTTTTTGGGCAAAGGAAATAGCAGCAAACCCGAAGGATTGAGAGAACAAATTCTAGCAGGGGCAATGGGTTTGAAACTGCACGAAGATTGGGGAACCACCCCCGCCGCAATTGATACCTGCCTCAGCGTTGCGGATGAGTATGACGTACAGGTTGCCATCCACACCGACACCCTTAATGAAGCGGGATTTGTGGAAAATACGATTGCAGCCTTTAAAAACCGCGCGATCCACACCTACCACACCGAAGGCGCTGGGGGGGGACACGCCCCGGATATTATTCGAGTGTGCGGCGAAGCCAACGTGCTGCCCTCCTCCACCAATCCCACCCGTCCTTACACGATGAATACCCTGGAAGAGCATTTGGATATGCTCATGGTCTGCCATCACCTCGATAAGAGCATTCCCGAAGATGTTGCCTTTGCCGAGTCGCGCATTCGCCGGGAAACTATCGCCGCAGAAGATATTTTGCACGATCGCGGGGCATTTAGTACGATTGCCTCAGACTCCCAAGCAATGGGACGAGTGGGCGAAACGATTATTCGCACTTGGCAAACCGCCCATAAAATGAAAGTACAGTTCGGGCATCTTTCCGAAGACTCAGATCGCAACGATAATTTTCGAGCCAAGCGCTACGTGGCGAAATATACGATCAACCCTGCAATTACCCACGGAATTGCTGATTTTGTCGGTTCGGTGGAGGAAGGGAAACTCGCAGATTTATGCCTCTGGAAACCCGCTTTTTTCGGCGTGAAACCGGAGATTGTGATTAAAGGAGGGTTAATTGCCTGGGCGCAAATGGGCGATGCCAACGCCAGCATTCCCACCCCACAACCGATTCATATGCGTCCGATGTTTGGTAGTTTTGGAGGCGCGATCGCGCCAACCTCTCTGACCTTCGTTTCTCAAGCCGCCCTCAACGCCGGCATTTCCCAACAACTCAACCTGCAAAAAACAATCGCCGCCGTCTCCAATACGCGCAAAATCGGCAAGCGGGATTTGAAGCTCAACAATGCTCTCCCAAAAATTGAAGTCGATCCCGAAACCTACGAAGTTCGCGCCGACGGAGAGCTACTCACCTGCGAACCCGCAACCGTTTTGCCAATGGCACAGCGCTACTTTTTGTTTTAG
- a CDS encoding CsbD family protein gives MSLKSSIEKVLRRTQKLLSICLSVAILTLTGMGVGFSWAAPANALTVDRVPLVMADSNPLNKIFGAGTTDKIEGKAEQDIGTVKRNAGKVQGEFDGVEGAARQVEGAAQQAKGKAQKDIGTVKNKADEVGSNIKESAKDLRDSAEDLFDR, from the coding sequence ATGAGTTTGAAAAGTTCGATCGAAAAAGTTTTACGTCGCACTCAAAAGTTATTGTCAATTTGTTTGTCAGTAGCGATTCTGACATTGACTGGGATGGGTGTAGGCTTCAGTTGGGCTGCCCCTGCGAATGCTCTAACGGTCGATCGCGTACCTTTAGTTATGGCAGATTCAAATCCCCTTAATAAAATTTTTGGTGCGGGGACAACGGATAAAATTGAGGGCAAGGCAGAACAGGATATTGGTACGGTAAAGCGGAATGCCGGTAAGGTGCAGGGAGAATTTGACGGCGTTGAAGGTGCGGCGCGGCAGGTTGAAGGCGCAGCTCAACAAGCTAAAGGTAAAGCACAGAAAGATATTGGTACAGTCAAAAATAAAGCGGACGAGGTAGGTTCCAATATTAAAGAGTCGGCAAAAGACTTGAGAGATTCTGCGGAAGATTTATTCGATCGGTAA
- a CDS encoding CsbD family protein, whose translation MSIEDRAKATAKNIEGKAQEAVGEVTGDPKDKAEGKAKQAEAQTQHAVEDAKDQVKKAVD comes from the coding sequence ATGAGTATTGAAGATCGCGCCAAAGCCACAGCTAAAAACATCGAAGGTAAAGCTCAAGAAGCAGTAGGGGAAGTAACTGGCGACCCCAAAGATAAAGCTGAAGGTAAAGCCAAGCAAGCTGAAGCACAAACTCAGCACGCAGTAGAAGACGCAAAAGATCAAGTCAAAAAGGCGGTTGACTAA
- a CDS encoding CsbD family protein, which yields MSIENRAEATAKNIQGKAQEIIGEITGDPQDKAEGQAKQAEAQAKHMVENVKDKIKKSID from the coding sequence ATGAGTATAGAAAATCGAGCAGAAGCAACCGCTAAAAATATTCAAGGTAAGGCTCAAGAAATCATTGGGGAAATCACAGGCGATCCTCAAGATAAAGCAGAAGGTCAAGCGAAACAAGCTGAAGCACAAGCCAAACACATGGTTGAAAATGTCAAAGATAAAATCAAGAAATCGATTGATTAA
- a CDS encoding ferrochelatase, with amino-acid sequence MVATPERTEQASQTTPGKDRVAVLLMGYGEVESYDDFANYNEQALNLLTAKFAPVPTWIYPPLAKLLAIFDLHEWSHQHGNFISPHNKIFEAQRAGIEKNLQQTWGDRVQVFKAFNFCQPFLPHQVLAQIKEQGFDKILIYPLLVVDSIFTSGIAVEQVNNALTQLADGEEHWLKGTRYIPSFYDESAYIDLMAQMVEEKIQQDLAAAHLPSQIGIVLMNHGCPHKAKGFTSGVAESEALYDRVRDKLINKYPLISVGWLNHDTPLIDWTQPHAELAAKNLIDLGATAIVMMPIGFATENHETLLDVHHIIHHLQRKHSKISYVQMECVNDRAEFLKMAADWANPQIEALLSEEGMAVNGQLASTNHNHHHHHHH; translated from the coding sequence ATGGTTGCCACACCAGAAAGAACGGAACAAGCCTCTCAAACAACTCCAGGGAAAGATCGCGTGGCTGTTTTGCTCATGGGATATGGGGAAGTTGAAAGCTACGATGACTTTGCTAACTATAACGAGCAAGCATTAAATCTACTCACTGCAAAGTTTGCCCCCGTACCCACTTGGATTTATCCCCCCCTTGCTAAGTTACTCGCGATCTTTGACCTACACGAATGGAGTCATCAACACGGCAATTTCATCTCGCCGCACAACAAAATTTTTGAAGCTCAAAGAGCGGGCATTGAAAAAAACTTACAACAAACTTGGGGCGATCGCGTCCAAGTTTTCAAAGCCTTTAACTTTTGTCAGCCTTTCCTTCCCCATCAAGTTCTCGCCCAAATCAAAGAACAAGGATTCGACAAAATCCTGATCTATCCCCTTCTCGTCGTCGATTCTATTTTCACCAGCGGTATTGCTGTCGAACAAGTCAATAACGCTCTCACACAGCTTGCTGACGGCGAGGAACATTGGCTCAAAGGCACGCGCTACATTCCCTCGTTTTACGACGAATCGGCATACATCGATTTGATGGCGCAGATGGTGGAAGAAAAAATCCAGCAGGATTTAGCCGCCGCGCATTTACCCTCCCAAATCGGGATTGTCCTGATGAATCACGGCTGTCCCCACAAAGCGAAAGGATTCACCTCCGGAGTCGCTGAAAGCGAAGCGCTTTACGATCGCGTGCGCGATAAACTCATCAATAAATATCCTCTCATCTCCGTTGGTTGGCTCAACCACGACACCCCCTTAATCGATTGGACGCAACCTCACGCAGAACTCGCCGCCAAAAACTTGATTGATTTGGGTGCAACCGCTATCGTCATGATGCCCATTGGTTTTGCCACAGAAAATCACGAAACTCTGCTCGACGTTCACCATATTATTCACCACCTCCAACGCAAGCATTCTAAAATTAGCTATGTGCAGATGGAGTGCGTTAACGATCGCGCGGAATTTTTAAAAATGGCAGCAGACTGGGCGAATCCTCAAATTGAGGCACTTTTATCTGAAGAAGGAATGGCAGTGAACGGGCAACTTGCTTCGACAAACCACAACCATCATCATCACCACCATCACTAA
- a CDS encoding ATP-binding protein yields the protein MSSSHLSVQFLQQQAASLLLYQSVLEGDVGQAFLQLLETLQQGDSLAGFKAYGRWFRALATYGQSWQDYVIAKILQDANPFSDRVQRQDIQELPPALVAAAKRDLQALQRLSQCNSKQVSEWLTGQPVAWIAPMGEETVLHEYESWEKGIDALAAHYRQRGTGLFARYSALSWQQGQLWGISHPDPVQLGDIIGYELQKEALIKNTEFLLAGYRALHVLLYGSRGSGKSSLIKGLLNQYAKKGLRLIEVTKSNLKDLPAIVEQLRDVPQKFVIFVDDLSFEEDDEAFKALKVVLEGSVTARSRNVVVYATSNRRHLVREFFSERPRPSEGDEVHAWDTMQEKLSFRDRFGLTLTFEPANQDTYLTIVRHLANQAKIDLNPKELEFRAKQWATRHNGRSGRTAQQFIDFLSAELALF from the coding sequence ATGTCGTCTTCACATCTTTCCGTTCAGTTTTTACAGCAGCAAGCCGCGTCCTTACTGTTATACCAATCGGTTCTTGAGGGGGATGTGGGACAGGCATTCCTACAACTTCTAGAAACCTTGCAACAGGGAGATTCCCTCGCTGGCTTTAAAGCGTATGGGCGTTGGTTTCGCGCTTTAGCGACTTACGGGCAAAGCTGGCAAGATTACGTTATTGCTAAGATTTTACAGGATGCCAATCCCTTTAGCGATCGCGTCCAGCGTCAAGACATTCAAGAACTCCCTCCCGCTTTGGTTGCTGCGGCAAAACGAGATTTGCAAGCCCTACAACGTCTGTCTCAGTGTAACAGCAAGCAGGTATCTGAATGGCTCACCGGACAGCCTGTGGCTTGGATAGCGCCAATGGGCGAGGAAACCGTGTTACACGAGTATGAGAGTTGGGAGAAAGGAATCGACGCGCTAGCAGCGCACTATCGCCAACGGGGAACGGGATTGTTTGCTCGATATTCTGCTTTAAGTTGGCAACAGGGTCAATTGTGGGGCATTTCCCATCCCGATCCGGTACAGTTGGGGGATATTATCGGTTACGAATTACAAAAAGAAGCCCTGATTAAGAATACAGAATTTTTGCTTGCAGGATACCGAGCGCTACACGTCCTTCTGTATGGCAGTCGCGGTTCTGGCAAGTCTTCGTTAATCAAAGGACTGTTGAATCAATACGCCAAAAAAGGCTTAAGGCTGATTGAGGTGACAAAATCCAACTTAAAAGACTTACCTGCTATTGTCGAGCAATTGCGGGACGTGCCGCAAAAGTTTGTGATTTTTGTTGACGATTTGTCCTTTGAGGAGGATGATGAAGCCTTTAAAGCCCTTAAAGTGGTGTTAGAGGGAAGCGTTACCGCGCGATCGCGAAATGTTGTGGTCTATGCCACCTCCAACCGACGGCACTTGGTTCGAGAGTTTTTCAGCGAGCGTCCCCGTCCCAGTGAAGGCGATGAGGTTCATGCCTGGGATACAATGCAAGAAAAGTTATCGTTCCGCGATCGCTTTGGCTTAACACTCACCTTTGAACCGGCAAACCAAGACACCTATTTAACCATCGTCCGCCATCTGGCAAATCAAGCCAAAATCGATCTTAACCCCAAAGAATTGGAGTTTAGAGCCAAACAATGGGCAACTCGCCATAACGGACGTTCGGGACGCACCGCACAACAATTTATTGATTTTCTTAGTGCTGAGTTGGCTTTATTTTAA